The region CCGCTGCGCCAGCAGCTTGTCGCGCTGCTCGCCCAATTGCGATCCCGACATGGTCAGGGTGTCGACTTCGGTGGCCAGGCGCGCCACCTCGACGCCGGCCTTGTTCAACTGCTGCCGGAGGCCGTCTTCCTTCTCCTCCAGGCCTGAGATATTGCGCGCCAGCTCCTGCAGGGCGGCGGTCATCTGCTGCGCCTGCTGCACCAGCGTGTTGATCCGGCCCGCCGCCTGTTGCACCGCCCCCTCCAGCTCCTCGATCTCCGCACTGCGCCCGAGCATGCCCTGGCTCTCGTTGCGTGTGCGCCCGCCGGTCACCGCGCCGGACGAGGTCACGACGTCGCCATCGAGCGTGACCAGGCGCGGGTAGCGCCGTTCGGACCGCGCGATGCGGATGGCGTCGTCAATGGTCTCGACGATCATGGTGTTGTACAGCAGATATTCGACCGCGGGCATGATGCGCGCTTCGCACTGCACGTAGTTGATCGCCTTGCCGATCACGCCGGCGGCGCCGCGGAGCGTATCGGAGTCGTCGCGGTTGTTGCTGCGGATCGTGTCCAGCGGCAGGAAGGTTACGCGGCCCGCGCGGTGCTGCTTGAGGAAGGCGATGGCTGATTTTGCGGCGTCCGCGTCCTCGCAGATGATGTTGTTGATGTTCCCGCCGAGGGCCGCCTCGATGGCCTTGCCGTACGCCTTCTCCGTGGAAAGCAGATCGCCCACCGGGCCGATAATCCCGTCCACCTCCGGCATTTCGTGCTGCCTGGCCTTCATCACCGCCTTTACGCCCGTCGCAAAGCCTTCGTAGCTGTCGCGGAGTTCGCGCAGCGAGTTTAGCCGAGCCTCCTTGCTGCTCTTTTCTTCCCGGAGCCGCTGCCATTCGTCGTTGGCGGCCTTCATTTGCTCGGAAATACCGCGGTGCTTCTCCTGGGTTTCCTTACGCGAACCCACAGTCTCGGTAAGCTGCTTCTGGACCTCCGTCTCCTGCTGGCGCGCCGTGTTCAGCTGCCCGGTGAGGTCCTCATGGCGCGTGCTCTGCGCCTTCTGCCGGTCGAAGATGCCCGCGAGCTGGTCGTCCACGCTCTTTAGGCTCACCGCGACCGTCTCGAGCTCGGTCTGTGTGCGGTTGCGCGTATTGATGGTATCGAGGGTTCGCGCGCGCGCCGCCTCCACCCGCTGCTCCGCCGCCGCGACCGCGGCCTCGGCTTCCGCGTATTCGGCCTGCTTCTCCTTCGTGGCGGCTTCGGCGCGTTCGATTTCCGCCGTGAGCTCCGAGCTCTTCGCGCCGGTTTCGCCCTGGGTGTCCTTCACCGATTCGGCGCGCTTGAGAAACTCCTCCTTCTCCTTTTGCGCCTGCTCGTGGCGGGTCTGGGAGAATTCGATTTCCTTGCGAATTATTGCGATCTCGCTCTCGATCTTCTCCATTTCGGAGTCGACCTGGTATTCGCCCTCGCGCCGGGCCATGAGCATGCGTTCGAGCCCCACGCGCTTGAGGCCGAGCTCCTCCTGCCGCGCTTCGAGCTTGCTCGTCCGGGAGGAGGCCTTTTCGTAAGCCTTTTCGGCGGCGCCGTACCGCTCCTTCAGATCGTCGATCTGGCCGCTAAGCTCGTTGTAGTGAAGCCACGCGTTGCGCACTTCCAAATCGCGCAGGGCCTCCGTCAATTCGCGGTGGCGGATAGCGGCGTTCACCTGGCGCTTGAGGTTGCGCATCTGGCGCTGGACTTCCGTGATGATGTCCGAAAGCCGCAGCAGGTTCTGCTCGGCGCTGTCGAGCTTGCGCAGGGCGACCTTCTTCCGCGCCTTGTACTTGATGATGCCCGCGGCTTCCTCGAAGAGAAAGCGGCGGTCGTCGGGCTTGGAGCTCAGCACCATGCCGATCTTGCCCTGGCCGATGAGCGAGTACGCGTTGGTGCCGATGCCGGTATCCATAAACAGTTCCTGGATATCGCGCAGGCGGCACGGGGCCTTGTTGATCAGGTATTCGCTCTCCCCCGAACGGTAGACGCGCCGCGTGACCTGGACTTCCGCGAAGTCCAGCGGCAGCTTGTTGTCGGCGTTGTCGAAGGTCAGCGTGACCTCGGCCATCCCCATGGGCGAGCGCTGCTCGCTGCCGTTGAAGATGATGTCCTGCATATGCGAGCCGCGCAGGGCCTTTGCGCTCTGCTCGCCCAGGCACCAGCGGAGCGCGTCGAGGATATTGCTCTTTCCGCAGCCGTTCGGGCCCACGATGGACGTCGTTCCGGCCTGGAGGTCGATGTGGGTCTTGTCCGCGAAGGACTTAAACCCGAAAAGGTCTATTCGCTTAAAGTACATGCATTCACCGTTCTAATGGAAAGCGCCCATGCGGGGGCGGTG is a window of Candidatus Hydrogenedentota bacterium DNA encoding:
- the smc gene encoding chromosome segregation protein SMC encodes the protein MYFKRIDLFGFKSFADKTHIDLQAGTTSIVGPNGCGKSNILDALRWCLGEQSAKALRGSHMQDIIFNGSEQRSPMGMAEVTLTFDNADNKLPLDFAEVQVTRRVYRSGESEYLINKAPCRLRDIQELFMDTGIGTNAYSLIGQGKIGMVLSSKPDDRRFLFEEAAGIIKYKARKKVALRKLDSAEQNLLRLSDIITEVQRQMRNLKRQVNAAIRHRELTEALRDLEVRNAWLHYNELSGQIDDLKERYGAAEKAYEKASSRTSKLEARQEELGLKRVGLERMLMARREGEYQVDSEMEKIESEIAIIRKEIEFSQTRHEQAQKEKEEFLKRAESVKDTQGETGAKSSELTAEIERAEAATKEKQAEYAEAEAAVAAAEQRVEAARARTLDTINTRNRTQTELETVAVSLKSVDDQLAGIFDRQKAQSTRHEDLTGQLNTARQQETEVQKQLTETVGSRKETQEKHRGISEQMKAANDEWQRLREEKSSKEARLNSLRELRDSYEGFATGVKAVMKARQHEMPEVDGIIGPVGDLLSTEKAYGKAIEAALGGNINNIICEDADAAKSAIAFLKQHRAGRVTFLPLDTIRSNNRDDSDTLRGAAGVIGKAINYVQCEARIMPAVEYLLYNTMIVETIDDAIRIARSERRYPRLVTLDGDVVTSSGAVTGGRTRNESQGMLGRSAEIEELEGAVQQAAGRINTLVQQAQQMTAALQELARNISGLEEKEDGLRQQLNKAGVEVARLATEVDTLTMSGSQLGEQRDKLLAQREELEARRAEAQGRIDAMEGDDDLIQRETAEAQDHAAKMRAALSTCSDALADLRVKVASLTQSLEEAERNRLREAREHQEALEEAARRDKVMADLAVKVRDLEAGIADHLERAQALSETKEQAHDKVLEAQKEQNALNEESSALARDLKELRAETSRAQKEVHTLELELTHREDRIAFHQERILTEYNLALASLEEKDVGTDEYDEQEREKLIKEHRKDLQRLGTVNLMAIEEYEALEKRDQFLCSQEEDLRKARETLLGVVDRIDTTIKELFMETFRTVSECFKNYFRRLFNGGQARVYLLDEDDPLESGIEIEARPPGKKPQTISLLSGGEQAMTAIALLFSIFTAKPSPFCVLDEVDAPLDDANVGRFLELVEEFVGQSQFIIITHNKLTMAKAGAIFGVTQQERGVSQLVSVKFEDVKDENAA